Proteins co-encoded in one Candidatus Omnitrophota bacterium genomic window:
- a CDS encoding DUF4038 domain-containing protein — MLRVEPALRFFMKIAYFLLLFPLFVVTGGAYGGEAISIHKANFYLFEKEGKPFFPIGANAGFLMNLRLTDKEAERDIAEWSGNGINVLRIAIDSALNSGALLSEVETSDGELTSAVLSRLDFLIHAAEKRGMAVILILFDLQSMSENWEHHPYNRSQGGWRANLSDFFLLQKSRSQAIRRTKQLTARYKNRPILAWEIARGADAWNSEAKPDKETIYSAQVWFERIAKEIETNDPGRLKSISFMPNTLPTALQPELMGLVSLADFFLLHIRSKDAYVAAQSASQYIQMARDCKKPVFIGESTWTGRENEYEEFIRNIFWSAAASCSGSFLTPIEGRDGFRIPDSSRALCATLLDFLSYVELGGRPRPPSKSPIQAEPKDACLLVESMAGNDRIFWLLRKKPGLGQVQLTFHTIEGIYEYQWFDTESRGKGRNKEFQLRRQQLILQSPEFMRDCLGILRFKKSFEIKKEPNQPK, encoded by the coding sequence ATGCTTCGCGTTGAGCCTGCCTTGCGCTTCTTTATGAAAATAGCCTATTTTCTTTTATTGTTTCCTTTATTCGTCGTTACCGGAGGCGCTTATGGCGGCGAGGCGATATCGATCCATAAAGCCAATTTTTATCTCTTCGAGAAGGAAGGAAAACCTTTTTTCCCCATCGGCGCTAACGCCGGATTCCTAATGAATCTCCGCCTGACGGACAAAGAAGCCGAACGCGACATCGCGGAATGGTCGGGGAATGGGATCAACGTCCTACGCATCGCCATAGACTCCGCGTTAAATTCCGGCGCGCTGTTAAGCGAAGTGGAAACCAGCGACGGCGAATTGACTTCCGCCGTTCTATCTCGATTGGATTTTCTGATCCACGCCGCCGAAAAAAGGGGAATGGCTGTTATATTGATTCTGTTCGATCTGCAATCCATGTCGGAAAACTGGGAGCATCATCCCTACAATCGAAGCCAAGGGGGCTGGCGCGCAAACCTATCCGATTTCTTCCTTCTGCAGAAATCCCGTTCGCAGGCGATTCGGCGGACGAAGCAGCTGACGGCGCGATATAAAAACCGCCCTATTCTCGCCTGGGAAATCGCAAGGGGCGCCGATGCGTGGAATTCGGAGGCGAAACCGGACAAGGAGACGATCTACTCTGCCCAGGTTTGGTTTGAAAGGATTGCTAAGGAGATAGAAACCAACGATCCGGGCAGATTGAAGTCGATCTCCTTTATGCCCAATACGCTGCCGACGGCCTTGCAGCCGGAACTCATGGGACTGGTTTCGCTGGCGGATTTCTTCTTGCTTCACATCCGGTCCAAAGACGCCTATGTGGCCGCTCAAAGCGCGTCGCAATATATCCAGATGGCGCGGGATTGCAAAAAACCGGTTTTTATCGGGGAATCCACGTGGACAGGTCGCGAAAACGAATATGAAGAATTTATCCGCAATATTTTTTGGTCGGCGGCGGCTTCCTGCAGCGGCTCGTTTCTAACGCCCATCGAAGGAAGAGATGGATTTCGCATCCCCGATTCCAGCCGAGCGCTTTGCGCTACGCTATTGGATTTTTTATCTTACGTGGAATTAGGCGGAAGACCTCGTCCCCCCTCCAAATCGCCGATTCAAGCCGAGCCGAAAGACGCGTGCTTGCTCGTGGAAAGCATGGCGGGAAACGACCGGATATTTTGGCTTTTGCGCAAAAAACCCGGATTGGGGCAAGTCCAATTAACGTTTCACACGATCGAGGGAATATACGAATATCAATGGTTCGATACGGAAAGCCGGGGAAAAGGCAGGAACAAGGAATTCCAACTGCGGCGGCAACAACTGATTTTGCAATCGCCCGAATTTATGCGGGACTGCCTGGGCATACTGCGTTTCAAGAAGTCTTTCGAGATCAAAAAAGAACCGAACCAACCGAAATGA
- a CDS encoding molybdenum cofactor biosynthesis protein MoaE yields MILIQTEDFSVDKTVQTLRKTGAGAIVTFTGAVRETSYEGTPVISVEWDVYEPMALKVLEAIRREAIEKFALTDAAITHRKGRQAPGENLVLIAAAAAHRRDAFRGCEYIMDEIKKRAPLWKKERLADGKERWIEE; encoded by the coding sequence GTGATCCTCATACAGACGGAGGACTTTTCCGTAGACAAAACGGTGCAAACCCTCCGCAAAACCGGCGCTGGAGCCATCGTAACGTTTACGGGCGCCGTTAGAGAGACCAGCTATGAGGGAACGCCTGTCATCTCCGTTGAATGGGATGTTTACGAGCCGATGGCGTTAAAAGTCCTGGAAGCGATCCGCCGGGAAGCCATAGAGAAATTCGCGCTGACGGATGCGGCGATAACGCATCGCAAAGGCAGGCAGGCTCCGGGAGAAAACCTGGTGCTGATCGCCGCGGCGGCGGCTCATCGGCGCGATGCATTCCGGGGATGCGAATATATTATGGACGAAATCAAGAAACGCGCGCCCTTATGGAAAAAAGAACGTCTCGCAGATGGTAAAGAACGCTGGATCGAAGAGTAA
- the moaD gene encoding molybdopterin converting factor subunit 1, whose translation MKIRCLFFASLREKIQTGEMELEMEKGTAKDAADLLRLLHPGAASDFDRLAMALNERYCKPDAELTDGDVLAFIPPVSGGGS comes from the coding sequence TTGAAAATCCGCTGCCTTTTTTTCGCATCTCTGCGGGAAAAAATTCAAACCGGCGAGATGGAATTGGAAATGGAGAAGGGGACGGCGAAAGACGCCGCCGACCTGCTGCGCTTGCTGCATCCCGGCGCCGCATCTGATTTCGACCGTCTGGCTATGGCTTTGAACGAGCGCTATTGCAAACCGGACGCGGAACTGACTGACGGCGATGTTCTCGCTTTCATTCCTCCCGTCAGCGGAGGCGGATCGTGA